A window of the Hordeum vulgare subsp. vulgare chromosome 5H, MorexV3_pseudomolecules_assembly, whole genome shotgun sequence genome harbors these coding sequences:
- the LOC123395729 gene encoding probable diphthine methyl ester synthase gives MLYIVGLGLGDERDITVRGLDAVRRCAKVYMEAYTSLLSLGLDPASLANLEKMYGKEITVADREMVEERADQMLSEAADADVAFLVVGDPFGATTHTDLVVRAKNMGVEVKVIHNASVMNAIGVCGLQLYRYGETISIPFFTETWRPDSFYEKIQNSRRLGLHTLCLLDIRVKEPTLESLCRGKKVYEPARFMTVNTAISQLLEVEELHGGSAYGPDSLCMGVARLGSDDQKIVAGPMKKLLDVDFGPPLHCLIIVGETHPVEQEMLEFYMIK, from the exons ATGCTCTACATAGTCGGCCTCGGCCTTGGCGACGAGCGCGACATCACGGTGCGGGGGCTCGACGCCGTCCGCCGCTGCGCCAAGGTCTACATGGAGGCCTacacctccctcctctctctcggcCTCGACCCCGCCTCGCTCGCCAACCTC gagaagaTGTACGGCAAGGAGATCACGGTTGCCGACCGCGAGATGGTAGAGGAGCGCGCGGACCAGATGCTGAGCGAGGCCGCGGACGCCGACGTCGCCTTCCTCGTCGTTGGCGACCCGTTTGG GGCGACCACACACACTGATTTGGTTGTTCGTGCCAAGAACATGGGGGTAGAGGTTAAGGTTATCCACAATGCATCTGTCATGAATGCTATTGGCGTTTGTGGGTTGCAACTTTACCGCTATGGAGAGACCATCTCTATACCTTTCTTCACAGAGACATGGAGACCAGATAGTTTCTACGAGAAAATTCAGAACAGTCGTCGACTTGGCTTGCATACTCTTTGCCTACTAG ACATCCGTGTTAAGGAGCCAACACTTGAGTCCTTATGCAG AGGAAAGAAAGTGTACGAACCAGCAAGATTCATGACTGTGAACACTGCAATAAGTCAGCTTTTGGAGGTGGAGGAACTGCATGGGGGATCTG CATATGGTCCAGATTCACTATGTATGGGTGTAGCTCGCCTTGGAAGCGATGATCAGAAGATTGTGGCTGGCCCCATGAAGAAATTACTAGATGTTGATTTTGGACCACCCCTTCACTGTCTCATTATAGTGGGAGAGACTCACCCTGTGGAACAAGAGATGCTAGAATTCTACATGATCAAGTAG
- the LOC123395728 gene encoding protein IQ-DOMAIN 12-like isoform X1, whose translation MGADIPEQVDRRMERKKKGWFERIKRLFISEPKQKPKPDKKVKSKRWLVGKLKTQHSFALPAPEPEPEPATDQIQIRQAEEEQSKHAVAVALATAAAAEAAVAAAHAAAEVVRLTGPPSPAPTRERDPTYSGHELFAAVAIQSAYRGYLARRALRALKGLVRLQAVIRGQAVRRQTAATLRGLESLVKIQARQRARADVEHEHEHGGDGMDALLRRGRELYAAALQEQQQNSRGWDGSTLSKEEMGAVMRSREEAAIKRVRALQYASIQNEKIGIRRQPMSRDEMETLNQRWSWLEEWVGSQPFDKDVAIDVITHPHPPPPRSRDSLTCLEDDDHDDDGYGRRLGYSSRRSFGRARRTPGRGDDGLQACSPAAAFPGYMASTASAKAKFRSMSTPKERFAVPSDAYSEQCFPSFADRLMSPIPSMSPMPSIASDMGFARSSRPPVAQRSPRVKAGPMTPSRTRSRRSPSRHSFGSEAALHQMQMEHYTPIR comes from the exons ATGGGAGCAG ACATACCAGAGCAGGTAGACAGAagaatggagaggaagaagaaggggtggtTCGAGCGCATCAAGAGGCTCTTCATCTCCGAGCCCAAGCAGAAACCCAAGCCAGACAAG AAGGTGAAGAGCAAGAGATGGCTGGTGGGGAAGCTCAAGACCCAGCACTCGTTTGCCCTGCCAGCtccggagccggagccggagccggcGACGGATCAGATTCAGATAAGGCAGGCGGAGGAAGAGCAGAGCAAGCACGCGGTGGCGGTCGCGCTCGCCACAGCGGCGGCCGCAGAGGCGGCCGTCGCGGCCGCCCACGCGGCCGCGGAGGTGGTCCGCCTCACAGGGCCGCCCTCGCCGGCGCCGACGCGTGAGCGTGACCCCACGTATTCCGGCCACGAACTGTTCGCCGCCGTCGCGATCCAGTCAGCGTACCGTGGATACCTC GCGCGGAGGGCACTGCGCGCGCTCAAGGGCCTGGTGAGGCTGCAGGCGGTGATCCGCGGGCAGGCGGTGCGGCGGCAGACGGCGGCGACGCTGCGGGGCCTCGAGTCGCTGGTGAAGATCCAGGCCCGGCAGCGGGCCAGGGCCGACGTCGAGCACGAGCACGAGCACGGCGGCGACGGCATGGACGCCCTGCTGAGGAGAGGCCGGGAGCTGTACGCGGCCGCGCTGCAG GAGCAGCAGCAGAACAGCAGGGGGTGGGACGGCAGCACCCTCTCCAAGGAAGAGATGGGCGCCGTGATGAGGAGCAGGGAGGAAGCCGCCATCAAGCGCGTGCGCGCGCTGCAGTACGCCTCCATCCAAAAC GAGAAGATCGGCATCAGGAGGCAGCCCATGTCCAGGGACGAGATGGAGACGCTCAACCAGCGCTGGAGCTGGCTGGAGGAGTGGGTCGGCTCGCAGCCGTTCGACAAGGACGTGGCCATAGACGTGATCACCCACCCccacccgccgccgcctcgcTCCAGGGACTCCCTCACCTGCCTCgaggacgacgaccacgacgatgacgGCTACGGCAGGCGGCTCGGCTACTCGTCCAGGCGGTCCTTCGGCCGCGCCCGGCGCACGCCAGGGAGGGGCGACGACGGACTGCAGGCCTGCTCGCCGGCGGCGGCGTTCCCGGGGTACATGGCGTCCACGGCGTCCGCCAAGGCCAAGTTCCGGTCCATGAGCACGCCCAAGGAGCGCTTCGCCGTGCCATCCGACGCGTACTCGGAGCAGTGCTTCCCGTCCTTCGCCGACCGCCTCATGTCACCGATCCCGTCCATGTCGCCGATGCCGTCCATCGCCAGCGACATGGGCTTTGCTCGCTCCAGCAGGCCGCCGGTTGCGCAGCGGTCGCCGCGTGTCAAGGCGGGCCCAATGACGCCGTCGAGGACCCGCTCCAGGAGGTCCCCGAGCCGCCACAGCTTCGGCTCCGAAGCCGCGCTGCACCAGATGCAGATGGAGCATTACACCCCTATTCGCTAG
- the LOC123395728 gene encoding protein IQ-DOMAIN 12-like isoform X2, translating to MERKKKGWFERIKRLFISEPKQKPKPDKKVKSKRWLVGKLKTQHSFALPAPEPEPEPATDQIQIRQAEEEQSKHAVAVALATAAAAEAAVAAAHAAAEVVRLTGPPSPAPTRERDPTYSGHELFAAVAIQSAYRGYLARRALRALKGLVRLQAVIRGQAVRRQTAATLRGLESLVKIQARQRARADVEHEHEHGGDGMDALLRRGRELYAAALQEQQQNSRGWDGSTLSKEEMGAVMRSREEAAIKRVRALQYASIQNEKIGIRRQPMSRDEMETLNQRWSWLEEWVGSQPFDKDVAIDVITHPHPPPPRSRDSLTCLEDDDHDDDGYGRRLGYSSRRSFGRARRTPGRGDDGLQACSPAAAFPGYMASTASAKAKFRSMSTPKERFAVPSDAYSEQCFPSFADRLMSPIPSMSPMPSIASDMGFARSSRPPVAQRSPRVKAGPMTPSRTRSRRSPSRHSFGSEAALHQMQMEHYTPIR from the exons atggagaggaagaagaaggggtggtTCGAGCGCATCAAGAGGCTCTTCATCTCCGAGCCCAAGCAGAAACCCAAGCCAGACAAG AAGGTGAAGAGCAAGAGATGGCTGGTGGGGAAGCTCAAGACCCAGCACTCGTTTGCCCTGCCAGCtccggagccggagccggagccggcGACGGATCAGATTCAGATAAGGCAGGCGGAGGAAGAGCAGAGCAAGCACGCGGTGGCGGTCGCGCTCGCCACAGCGGCGGCCGCAGAGGCGGCCGTCGCGGCCGCCCACGCGGCCGCGGAGGTGGTCCGCCTCACAGGGCCGCCCTCGCCGGCGCCGACGCGTGAGCGTGACCCCACGTATTCCGGCCACGAACTGTTCGCCGCCGTCGCGATCCAGTCAGCGTACCGTGGATACCTC GCGCGGAGGGCACTGCGCGCGCTCAAGGGCCTGGTGAGGCTGCAGGCGGTGATCCGCGGGCAGGCGGTGCGGCGGCAGACGGCGGCGACGCTGCGGGGCCTCGAGTCGCTGGTGAAGATCCAGGCCCGGCAGCGGGCCAGGGCCGACGTCGAGCACGAGCACGAGCACGGCGGCGACGGCATGGACGCCCTGCTGAGGAGAGGCCGGGAGCTGTACGCGGCCGCGCTGCAG GAGCAGCAGCAGAACAGCAGGGGGTGGGACGGCAGCACCCTCTCCAAGGAAGAGATGGGCGCCGTGATGAGGAGCAGGGAGGAAGCCGCCATCAAGCGCGTGCGCGCGCTGCAGTACGCCTCCATCCAAAAC GAGAAGATCGGCATCAGGAGGCAGCCCATGTCCAGGGACGAGATGGAGACGCTCAACCAGCGCTGGAGCTGGCTGGAGGAGTGGGTCGGCTCGCAGCCGTTCGACAAGGACGTGGCCATAGACGTGATCACCCACCCccacccgccgccgcctcgcTCCAGGGACTCCCTCACCTGCCTCgaggacgacgaccacgacgatgacgGCTACGGCAGGCGGCTCGGCTACTCGTCCAGGCGGTCCTTCGGCCGCGCCCGGCGCACGCCAGGGAGGGGCGACGACGGACTGCAGGCCTGCTCGCCGGCGGCGGCGTTCCCGGGGTACATGGCGTCCACGGCGTCCGCCAAGGCCAAGTTCCGGTCCATGAGCACGCCCAAGGAGCGCTTCGCCGTGCCATCCGACGCGTACTCGGAGCAGTGCTTCCCGTCCTTCGCCGACCGCCTCATGTCACCGATCCCGTCCATGTCGCCGATGCCGTCCATCGCCAGCGACATGGGCTTTGCTCGCTCCAGCAGGCCGCCGGTTGCGCAGCGGTCGCCGCGTGTCAAGGCGGGCCCAATGACGCCGTCGAGGACCCGCTCCAGGAGGTCCCCGAGCCGCCACAGCTTCGGCTCCGAAGCCGCGCTGCACCAGATGCAGATGGAGCATTACACCCCTATTCGCTAG